The Candidatus Latescibacter sp. nucleotide sequence TTTAGTCCATAGCCCAACTTTACCTGCGCCGGTGAATGTGTTGTCTTCAACTTCAAAAAGCTTTGCGCCGTTGAAATAAACCTCAAAGAGATTGGCTTTGGCCAAGACACGCAGCGTGCTCCATTGTCCGGAGGGAACATTGGTTTTCTTCCCATAAGTCCGGCCGATACCTTTGAGCGGAAGATCGGTTCTCTTTTCCTTTTCGACCTTGTAAAGCACGACGTTATTTTCCAGAGCGTTGGCGCGAACGATGTAATAATTGTCTTTGTCTTGATAGCGCCAGACAATGCCCGCCGCTTGATCGACTTCACCTTTCACCGGCTTGAATTTTACGCTCACATCGACATCCTTTATCATCAAGCTGTCAAAAACGCACACAGGAAAGCGGTAATCAGTAGCGTCCATATCTGTTTGAGCCAACACATTCGGCTGGCTGGGGGAGGTCTTGTCTTTCATAATCACCCAACTGCCGATCTTGCCTTTGCCGGTCAAGGCGGTGGAAAATCCCTTCGGCGCTTTACCGACTTCGTCTTTGTCGAAATTGTGTGTTTGAGCAGCAGCGAAGGTTGCAGACACCGCCACCAACAAACTGGTCAGGATGATTTCCCTTTTCATACGATCATCTCCTTTTTGATTTTTGGGTGGAAAAATAGACATACGGCGCATTCAAAAGCGGTGCACCAGCTCTGCCGTCTAATTTACCCCCCTCACGAAAACACCGCATACAGTGTCACAATCACTCCCAGGAGCACCGCCGAGAGAAGGCGGAAGTCGGTCAGCCCTTGCCATGGGCCGCGCAGGGCGTCCAAGGGATTACCCCAGACAAGGGCCTCGCTTTCGGGGGTGTGACGGTGGGGTTTAACGATAGATACGGCGATCATGATTCCCATGCAGAT carries:
- a CDS encoding DUF1080 domain-containing protein; translated protein: MKREIILTSLLVAVSATFAAAQTHNFDKDEVGKAPKGFSTALTGKGKIGSWVIMKDKTSPSQPNVLAQTDMDATDYRFPVCVFDSLMIKDVDVSVKFKPVKGEVDQAAGIVWRYQDKDNYYIVRANALENNVVLYKVEKEKRTDLPLKGIGRTYGKKTNVPSGQWSTLRVLAKANLFEVYFNGAKLFEVEDNTFTGAGKVGLWTKADSYTLFDDLVAIELK